A DNA window from Acidimicrobiales bacterium contains the following coding sequences:
- a CDS encoding ROK family protein, with the protein MAPGRVVAGVDIGGTKILGVTVDPDDPTTVLGEHRVPTPVGSTQVLDAIAGVVKELAQEHPVTSVGVGIAGLVNRDGVLRVGPNLPNLRDVAVGTELSRRLGLTVAVDNDATCAAWGEHKAGAARGFADALCIALGTGIGAGIVVGGELERGTHGFAGEAGHMMIDPNGPLCPCGRRGCWERMASGSGLGRLARDAAEAGRLDRSLALAGGDVPAMRGEHVAQAAAEGDQDALDLLRSFAWWVAAGIGSLVTLLDPGVVVIGGGLIEIGDPLLQPVRDHYRKLVMTYDERTDVEIVAAELGERAGAIGAALL; encoded by the coding sequence ATGGCACCCGGGCGGGTGGTCGCCGGGGTCGACATCGGCGGCACGAAGATCCTCGGGGTCACCGTCGATCCCGACGATCCGACCACCGTGCTCGGCGAGCACCGCGTCCCCACGCCGGTCGGCTCCACCCAGGTGCTCGACGCCATCGCCGGCGTGGTGAAGGAGCTGGCCCAGGAGCATCCGGTCACCTCGGTGGGCGTGGGGATCGCCGGCCTCGTGAACCGCGACGGCGTGCTCCGGGTGGGTCCCAACCTGCCCAACCTCCGGGACGTCGCCGTCGGCACCGAGCTGAGCCGGCGGCTGGGCCTGACCGTGGCGGTCGACAACGACGCCACCTGCGCCGCCTGGGGCGAGCACAAGGCCGGGGCCGCCCGGGGCTTCGCCGACGCGCTGTGCATCGCGCTGGGCACCGGCATCGGCGCCGGCATCGTCGTCGGCGGCGAGCTGGAGCGGGGCACCCACGGCTTCGCCGGCGAGGCGGGCCACATGATGATCGATCCCAACGGTCCGCTGTGCCCGTGCGGGCGTCGTGGCTGCTGGGAGCGCATGGCGTCGGGCAGTGGGCTGGGTCGCCTGGCCCGTGATGCCGCCGAGGCCGGCCGGCTCGACCGCTCGCTGGCGCTGGCCGGGGGCGACGTCCCCGCCATGCGCGGCGAGCACGTGGCCCAGGCCGCGGCCGAGGGTGACCAGGACGCGCTCGACCTGCTGCGGTCGTTCGCCTGGTGGGTGGCGGCCGGGATCGGCAGCCTGGTGACACTGCTCGACCCGGGCGTGGTGGTGATCGGCGGCGGGCTCATCGAGATCGGCGACCCGCTCCTGCAGCCGGTGCGCGACCACTACCGCAAGCTGGTGATGACCTACGACGAGCGGACCGACGTCGAGATCGTGGCGGCTGAGCTGGGCGAGCGGGCGGGGGCCATCGGGGCCGCGCTCCTGTAG